TTTGCTGCAGCTGTTTAGAAACAGAGAGGTCCCACAGCTCTTTCCAAAACAACTTGTCCAACCTTTTTAAACATCTAGCAGAGCAAAGAGGGGTTTTTTGGTAGCAGTTGTTTTCGCAAATCTCTTTTTCTGTTACTAATTTGTCTTAAATGACAAATTGGTAGTAATTGGGAAGCTGGTGTTAGGCAGGGTCTGCAAGTTGGGCATGAATGAGTAAagggttttttctcttgttAGTGAGGAGTTGCTGAATGGGCAGAAGTGCTTCTTTTGGCAGGTGGTTATGGTtggggaaataatttttctgtcttgattttttttaaaattttcattagaAAAGAGTTGAGTCCACACTACTCTTTGGCAGTTTATTCCTCCACGTACTTGTCCTTCCAATGAGACCTTCTAACCTGAGACATCTTTCCCAAAGCTTACaggattttcttcctttcccgTCCCTGAGGCATGTGAAATTGAATTGACTGCTGATCAGCAACAGTAATTTATATTTATGGAGGATTACCATCTCCTCCCTTGGGCTTCTCCTTTCAAACttctttgctgtgttttctcacATCTTGTTTATTGTGTATTGTCTCTCCACATTATTATATTAAGTTGCTTTATAGCGCTGTTTGATTCTGATCCTCTTCTCAAATGCTTATAATTTTCCCTTTACAAACCTGATAAATCCTGTCTTCACTCCCTTATCCACATCCATGATAATGTTAAAAGGAGCAAGTCCTGTCCTTAGAGGAACTCAGTGGATTGTATTCCCAGATGGAGAGTGAGTCATTAATGACCACTCCATTCTCACAGACCATTTGAACATTGATGGGACACACACTGTGTGATTTGATCCAGGCTTCAACTCGCTTGAGAAAGCAGGCAATGATGCATGACTCCAGTACATGTTGATTCCCTTAGAGGAGGTcagtatttataatttttaggTCAATAATTTTTAGGACCCTTTGCAAGCAGCTAAACCTGTTGGTCAGTCCTACTTTCAGACCCTGAGGCAGGAAGATGTGACAGGGTGTACTAAAACATATCCTTCTTCTCAAAACCTGTGTAAAGCatgtttaaaaattcattttatcaGCATTTCTATGTTCTGTCTGCTCTGGTCCCTTGCTCCCCAGTTAAAACGCACTGTGTTAAGCATGTGATAACCACTAATCTCTCTGCTTTTAGCTGGATCCAGAAGAATTGTGGAGCAATCACCACTCCATGCCAACCCCGTGCAAGGCCAGTCTGTCAACATCACCTGCGTGTTGAAAAGCTCACCTGAAGATGAGAAGTTCTACTTGCTCAGGACTCACGTGCAGCCTGGCACAGTTCTGTCTGTGTCAAAGCTCAACGTGTCAGAGGTTTCTCCTGCCTTTGGGAGTCGCTTGGGGTATTCAAGGGAAGGAAACAGAGCTGTGGTAACTCTGCACaagctccaggagcaggacacTGATATCTACAACTGTGCCCAGGATGTGAAGGGTtcccctctgctctcagccAGTGGCACCATGGTGCTGGTTAAAGGTACCACCCTTTTGCTTGTTTAATCATAAATCTCTGTCGTTGTGTTGTGGACAGAAAGCTTTAGGAACTTTAGTCAGGACAGGCAAACCCAGGAGAGTTTGGAGAGTGAGCTCAGGCTCCTTTGTGCCCTGTTGAGCTCAGACACAGAAACAGATTTTGTGTTTCCACCTGACTTGTATAACCAGAGGGGAATTCAGACCTTGCCATGATCCTGCAgcttagaaaaaggaaaaaaaaaaaaagtcaaaacaaGGTAACAAACACTTCACTGTCACTTTTCGGATATGGATAAGTACTTTCAGCACCAATTCTTTAACCTTAGCATGACATAAACGGGTTTTAGAAACCATTCCCTCTGGCAAGTCTTGTGTTAAGTAGATCACAGTGGGGAGCACAAAAATCCTCAGGGATTTGCTTCAAGCACCACAGACCACAGCAGAGATGCTCTCACATACCCTTGTTACACAATGAGCACCCTGTGAGCGTGTGCTGCAAAGAGGGGGTTTGATTTTACTGTGTTCCAAAGAGGGAGTTGCATTTTTCTGTGCTCCAAAGATGagtttttacttttctgtgCTCCAAAGAGGgagtttcatttttctgtgttcCAAAGAGGGAGTTGCATTTTTCTGTTCTCCAAATAGAGGGTTTGATTTTACTGTGTTCCAAATAGGgggtttcatttttctgtgctcCAAAGatgaatttttacttttctgtgcTCCACAGATGAGTTTTTCACTTTCCTGCAGGATTGTGCTGTACCCATTTGCTAAGCTGAAATCAGAGCCAGCAAGAGAGTGCTTGATTTTGGTCTTACTGGTGGATTTAACCCTGTGCACTGGGctctgtaaaataaattttacaaaGGCCTGAGAGTTGCAAAGGATTTTCCTGCAGTCTGAAAAAAGCACCTGTGGTCCTGTTCTGTGCCACCAcccacagctgggacagcaacTCAGTAAAGTGAGGTGGGGGAAATGGCAGTAGCCCAACAAAGCAAGGGTGTGATTATTAATTAATTGTGTTAGATTATTAATTAGTGTGTTATTCCTATATGGATTAATTGAGGTTTCAGAGAGTTGAAAGCCTTTCCACCAGCATTATTCTTCTCAGTGCATTTCATACCACAGCATCCTCCTGCTTCTGTCTGGATCTCTCACCAGCCTGGCTCTTGGATAATTCAGAGCCCTCAGGGTTGCAGCAACActgcaggaaatattttctgctccCAAAAGGAGTGTGTGGAAGCTGCCTTTGTGCAATGCTCCTTGCTGAGCCACCTGCAGCCACCCCCAGCCTCTGGAAGAGCACAGGGAATGCCAGTGAGAATACCAATGGAATGACAAATATGTCTCTGTAGCTGCCCATATCCGAAGTTTTTCTTAAActgtaaaattacttttttcagaataaaaataaaattctgtagGAAATAGATTTGTAGAAAATTCTCAAAACCTGACAGAAGATTCACATAGTCTGCATATGTATGCAAAccttgagataagaaatgctgacttagaaatgccatggaacAGGACAGACATATTTGagagagaaatagaaatagaaacaaGTTTCCAAGGATGGCCTTGCAAGCAAGACTGGATACCTTGGAAAAATAGAACCATGAATGATGCATTGTAGTAGGACCCATGAGGGGTAATTTTAGATGATTTGCTTTAAGGTATTTATAGGATGGTGTGGTAAAAGATGATAGGTTAAGAAACATTTATAGtgtattgtaattaggaaatagtttgcttctgattgtgatggtgtgaattataacccctgtattgtctcacccttcacgagactgaaaatagaataaaagtttttaaaacacctctcagttacCCCATCTCTGCGTCAGAAAAGAGCTTAATCTGACAAAATTCTGCCTTTTTGTATTTATAATAATGCTGCTgttattttaaatgcagaagTGGAGCAGGCATGTGAGAAGAGCTCCTGGGATTCGTATGTCCTTGGCACAGTGGTGGCTCTGCTGTTCTGTGCCCTGGTGTGCTGCACCTTGTACCGTGTGGATGTAAGTACAGTCACCGCAGAAAAATTGGGGCAAActgatattattttaaaatagtgcCTGAGTCAAGCAAACATCTGATAAACCTAAGGAATTGTGGCTTCCTCTTGCTCTCCTATTTGCCCTTGTTTAATATCTTCCAGCTGTAAACTCCTGGCAGCTAACACAGCGTCTTACACTTCTGTAAACCTGTGTAAATGAGATATTTATTGTGTTTTGATAACAAACCTCGAGTGAGCTGTGTGGTTGACACAGCCATGTGTTGTGTGTGTATCCCTGAACAAAGCCCCTCACTGTTctgctttgcttgcttttgaaaaaaatttttgtGAATTGGGACTGGAGCTGTACATAGCAAGCTTGTAAGAGATGTAACTTGGAGGGGGACATAAGGGCAAGAAAAACTCATAAAATAGCCTGATGTCTGAAAGTAgtgctgggagaaaaaaattggcctctttccagagaaaaaaaaaatcaaattgtttTCCTTCACTGGGATTATTTCTATACATATACTGCAGAAAGTGCCCAGAAATTGTCTCTGACAAATCCTACTGCTGCATAAATATTACTGAAAATGAAGTGTATGATTCACAGGCTTCTGTTGTCCGTCCAAATGTGGATCCAGCACTGGTAAAACCAGTAGTGTGACATAATTCTGTCAAAGCCCAGTGGGACCTCATGTCCTGTGTTACCAGTAACAGTCTAAGAATGAGAATGagctttatttattattattatcatttaCTTTTATGTCAAAGCTACAGTTACATCCAACTCTTGAAGGAACTTTTTGTGAAATTGCATCAGACTCATAAAAGAAAGTTAAATAAATAAGCTGATGATTTCCACTTGGTCCTCTAAGACATCACTGGATCATGAGAGGAATTTTAAAAGTGTGTTTCTTCTTCCAACAGAGGATGTAGATGGACTCCTAAGATGGAGAATGACTCCTTGCTTGGGGTCTTTCCAGGGTCTGGTTTGAATGGCTGTTTTCTTGGTTTGGCAGgtgaagaaatatttccagaagaaaaagccCAATGTGGTGTATGAAGACATGTCCTACAACTCCAGACGGAGCACGCTGGTCAGAAGCAACACCTGTTCCAGAGGTGAATGAACTTCTGCCAGCTGGACCATTCCCTCACAGCCAGCTCTCAGAGCTGCTTTAACCACCTGAACTGAAGTTGCTATCACCTACCTTCTTCAGCGGGTAGAAAATCTTCATTTCCAATGCTGTTTctactttttttaatttttttttttttttgtaatatacAGAAAAAGTAGCAAAATGCAGGTACCCTGGACAGTGTATGCAGTTCAGTGTGAAAAAGCAGCAATTTGGGGTTAAATGCAACATATGGACTAGTTTCTTTGCTAAATAACCCTTTCTGGGATGGGGAGGTCTGGTTCTGAGCATTGCTAAATCTCAGGAAGACCACACGGGTCTGATCAAGAATTTGTCGTGGATCCACACAGGTGTGGATTCCAGTTCTCTCGTGGACCCTTGCTCAAGAGCTCAGGCAGCTAAAACTACTCAGGAGTTACAGCAGGGAAATCTATTTTGCAGAAACTTTGGAAATGTGGCAGGGTGAAATGCTGGCTCCATGTGGGCTCACCTGCTCCAAGGCCATGATGGtcccacaaaaacaaaatcaagtcTAGATTTTAGTTTATTGCCTCTGTCAGAGCTACTCACGTGACTGATGGGGGTCTTGATGTGGCTAAGGGACTAAATTTGGGTCCTGTGGCTTCCTGGGTGTCTTGTTTTGAACAGACAGGTGTcagctaaggaaggcaggagcctcccttgaaatggaaaatgcaaaccccctccctctgaattattataaattTAAAAGAGGCTCTCAGGGAAAGGTATGGGAGTAGAAATAACAGATCTTTAtgaggaaaattttaaaaaatgcaattttacagaaaagaaaacaaaccactgaCAGGGTCAGAACatgccctgagcccctgtgtgtcagggaggtggctcagccccatcccaggggggctcagccctcctgcagtgccagctgtgcttctgctggagcaggatcctgcacaaggggggagttttccttggagctccagggctgggggagatgggcctgggctcctctgggaatgcagggggaaggaagctgctcccctgggaatgcagggggaaggaagctgctcctctgggaatgcagggggagaaagctgctcctctgggaatgcagggggaaggaagctgctcctctgggaatgcagggggaaggaagctgctcctctgggaatgcagggggaaggaagctgctcctctgggaatgcagggggcagaggctgctgtgctgttcccaggtcagattggatccaggtaggaatgtttggctcctcccctgggcagagcatctccccatggatgatggaattttctcagccatgcagggacactcagtggccatgagcagcagagatctcctggaggaaGGGTTGggtgtgggagagataaagcaAACTGCCCAGTGAACAGAGCATAATTGCCCCAGCACTGACAGAGGAATAGGATACCCCCATTTCCAACCTAAGACTCTGGGACAGCAGAAATGTTTGTGATGTGCTGGATGAGTTTCTCCAACCCAGTGACTCCACACTGTACAACACAAGGTGAAATAACCCGGGGTGAAGTAAAGCCAATGCCTGCATTCCAACCTGGGCATGATCTAAAACCCCTTCTTATCAAAGAGATTTATCACAACTCGCCTCAGGCAAGAAGAGGCTAAATTTGGTTTGGTGACAGCTTCTGGAAGAGCTGGCTGTGGGGAGCTGGGCCAAGGAAGGGCTCAGCCTCCTCCAGGGGTGTTTTGGTCCTGCAGGGTTGGGGCCACTGTGGAAAGTCACCAATCTTccacagaggaatgctgaattGCCTTGGTACAGGGCAGGGCTGATGGGGGTAAGCTCTGGCTGCTGAGGACAGGCTGGGACTGGAGTTTCTCTCTATGGGTgtaatagtttattttttttaagggatCAGGGTCAGTTTGTCTTTGATGAGTGCAtagctggagcagagccaggcacaaAGGGTAATTCCTCTCCAGAGCTGAGCTCTGACAAGATCCCAGCATGCCAAGACAATCCTGCCCCTCAGGAGAGCTTCTTTCCCTCCAGATATTGCTCATGAAATGCTGTGCACCGGAGCTGAGGGAGAAATCCCCTCACTGTGAGGGGTGGATGGTGCAGGTTCACCTTGTGAGCAAATAGGTGTTGTCTTCACATGGCCAGACCTGGATTAATTGTCTGTGTTGGGGTTTTGTGCAGTTCCTCGATATTTTCATACATATATTAAAACCTTTTTCATATATCTTGCAAATAAATGAGTGTTTCTTTTAGtggtttgttgtgttttgttggttttttgtaaTAGTAATTCAAGGCTTTTTGAAAGTTCTTTATAAGCTACCTCTAGCAGCATCCCACTAGGCAGCATAATAACAGTTTTCCACTTTAATCACAAAATCTGCAAgtgaggtttttctttttaaaaccaaacactgaagaaaagaACCCTTCAGACCCTGTGAATTCCACTCTCATTGCCCAAACTTTTCTTGAATTCTGCTAGACTTGGTGCTGGGACCAATTCTGGCTTTGTCCCTGGAAAAGCCCAGCTCAGgggtgggtgaagagctgaggAAGAACCAACAAATCAGGTACCAATCTAGGAACTGAGGTGTTCATTTTGAATTCCCTTTCATCACATTTTCAGTTTTGGAACA
The DNA window shown above is from Lonchura striata isolate bLonStr1 chromosome 19, bLonStr1.mat, whole genome shotgun sequence and carries:
- the CD7 gene encoding T-cell antigen CD7, with the translated sequence MFSDNADLHSKSESKNTITGGGNEQSTDVISAREGDSINIICPMSGSQYQVGMYLRLIRQNIDVAYFPKEESPSVNPVFANRLESSKEGQTLRITLHRFQESDSEIYVCSDILNISGHHKEIHRKTTIVVAKAGSRRIVEQSPLHANPVQGQSVNITCVLKSSPEDEKFYLLRTHVQPGTVLSVSKLNVSEVSPAFGSRLGYSREGNRAVVTLHKLQEQDTDIYNCAQDVKGSPLLSASGTMVLVKEVEQACEKSSWDSYVLGTVVALLFCALVCCTLYRVDVKKYFQKKKPNVVYEDMSYNSRRSTLVRSNTCSRGE